ACTACTACTCTTGTTTATGAATGGCACTGGCACGTACACGACTTTATATTTAAACTGACGTTGAGATGCTTCTTTTTCTCTCAGCTGACTGGACAGCTTTTTACAATCCGAGGGATAAAATTCGCAAAAAGCTCCACATCTTTAGGTGTTTCAATCCGGCACAATCAAAAACTTCAATCGTTCGAGTAACGAAATTAACGCACATAGAGATCCAGTGTTACCGTGGAAAAACAGAACATACATACATACGGCTGACGTCCACATCCCACACAAGTCCCTTTCTTCCATGAGGAGGAAGTTGACCTGTCCCGTAGTCGTGTAGCAACCCCTGCTACTTTAAAACTTAGTCTTGTCCTTTTCAAAAGTGGCGTATGAACACTTCATTTGGTTACTGAAAACGCAGCTCATGAAAGCGACCTTGTTTGCCTTCCATCTTCCAATGTTTGTCCTCTCCCGGGATAAGAATAACATGACATCAATTTTCTGAAAAATCTTATTACCTTCTACAACACGacctaaaagaataaaatataaagtacagAGTTATATTTTCTACAATAGTTTCTCTAACCACTCTGTAGGTCCAACTATACGTGCTGCCATCTCTTTTGTAAACATTGAAGGTCCAATCTGAAGTTCCCTGTGATTATTAATATCCCGAAGATATCAGCTACTTTACTTTGctattaaaaactttaaaaaaaagggaaaaggaaAAACTCACATGGAAGTTAAGGACCACTCAACGAGTTTTGACCCAAGATTCTTCGGGGACGAAAACCAAGGAGTAATCCTTATCTTTTACACGATCGTCAGGCAAATCTCTGTCCCGTAAAAATGGCAGTGAGGTTTCCTTGGGCTTGAATGAAGTCAGTGGGGTTTCCTTGGGGATTCAATGAAGTCAGTAGGGTTAACCATTCCATTGGGTCATCAACCTTTGCTTTTTGGGATGGATCGAATCCTTTCACATATGAATCTGTAAATAAGATTTCCCATTGTCTTCCATAAATAATCTTGTGTATCCATCTCTAGATCAATGTTAGACGATTGGGAGACAGATACATTATGCAAATTCCCATGATCTCAGACATTTCTACATCGTCTAATTTTTCAATCATCTGTTAATAAAACaacccaaaaaaacaaaattatacacGACCGTGAATATCATACAATCAAAGCGGCACAAAATATTACAGACTTGTGTTTGAGAAAGGTATTCACTACTTAGCTAAAATATTACAACATGTTACGCAACATTACAAACGGAACTTCATTTCTTGTTTACCTTTCCTTTTAGAACGAGGGCTAGGCATTGCCAAAGGTTGGGGCCTCTCGGATGCAGGGACATCGTTTCTTGAAACTATAGCTGCTGCCACTGTTTGCTTGAGCTATGCAATCTCACTGTCAAGCTTGTCATAGCGATGATCCACATGCTTCTTAACCTCTTCCTTCATTGAGTTGAAGGAGGTGTTGAACAATCCCGTAATAAAATCTTCGTTTGATCATCGAGACCAGTGTTCTGTTCTGCCCGCGCGTTGGCAAAGTAGTTGTCTCTTCCTAGACTCACAACCGGGATCCTTTGCGTTCCTCGTGACCCTTCTTTTAGCTACAGGTTAACCTGTTCctgtttcttctttttcagaTACTTCTAGTTCACCTTCCACGCAACCTCATCTTTTCCCATCTATCTGATCTTGACTAGCTTCCACAGCAACATCAACCTTCTCATGTAGCTGATCTTGAGTCCGCATATCTTCCTCAACTTGCCAAACGAATTTGCTCCATTCAAATTTTGCATTGATCAAGGAAATAATTTTGTCAACTCGttcatctttcttctctcaTCATCCCTTTTGAATCTCACACTAGCAACGACATCATTGTTTCCGGTATCAGATATGAATGGAAACACAAACCGCTTTctgtaaatacaaaaacaaagaacatCAGTATTTATAAGTTATGACAagtaaataatttgatgtttatgTTCACCTTTCCAAGTGCAGTCTCTAGAGCAGTGATATCATGATAAGAAACCTTTCCATTTCCATACAGTTCTTTCCATACAGTTCTGACATCTCACACTGGTTATGCCTTCCTTGTACTTTTGACCCAGCAAAGTCCCAATGTCTGGGAATCGCCTCCATAAGCCAAATCTGTAGGGCATAGGAGAATCCATCTAATACATAACTGTTCTTCTTCAACTTGAACCTTGCTTCTTTTTATGGAATCCAGAAAGCAGATCGTAGGCATGAAGACCCACGGATACTTCCTCAGTTTATCAAATCCATCACTAATTTTATGTATGCATGAGGGATATTGATCTTCTCATCCTTAGTCATCAGAAAACAAATAACACAAAGGTACTAGTCTGACCCTGTCCACACGCGACCGTCCTTGCCCTCCGTAAGATGCTTCAGCCTAATTGTCTTCATGTCTACTTCTCCATTTTGCTTCAGCAAAGTGTCCCAAAACCCCCTTATCATTTTCTCAAAGCTTCAAAATCAGTGTCTTTTGTCTGCTTCACATTTGAGACCTGTCACACAGCGTAGAACTCTTGCATAGAAAACCGAAGAGGCTTTCTAGCAAAGCTAAACCATAACTCGTGACGCTTTGAAATGTCTAGCATTTTGCAGATGAAGCTGTGAATAACCTTTCCTCTGAGTATAGAGTTCATGCTCATTAATAGCCAAAATCGGACCAATACAAGGTCTCTCAAAACTTCATTATACTCACTcatcctcaagttgcttcttcagtaGCCCCAGAACTGTCAACCTACAAGTGTTGTTAATCTTATCAACATGATGCTCAGCCCCTGCTTCAGCTATGAGTGTTTGGAGCTCAATTTCCATTCCTGTTAACCACAAAAAAACACACACGGTTACATGTCTATTCACAAAAGCACACGGTTACATTTCTCCACACATCATGCGCAAAACATAATCACACAAAGGTGCAATAAGGTTAGATCATTGATGAACTTAAATCATTTTTCTTACACAATCGAATATATGTTCTAATCAAACCCATTTTCTATTTCTAAAGCATGTacataaacaaatcaaaaaaaaataaaaattggggATCTCAAAACCCTAACCTTCAATTACAAAGGATTAATGGGGTTTGAGGAAGGACAAACAAAAGGAGTAGAGCTATTGGTCACAAACGCGAATGATTATCTTGTTTCTGGCGCCGTTTATCGTCGCGTTTTTTCGTCGGCGGAGAGAACAGGTCAGTGCTTTTGTGAAACCGCAAGGATAAAACGAGCTGAGatggaagaagaaacagagaagaGTGAAAATGAAACAGAGAAGGGTTCGCCGGCGCTTAAGATTTCATGCCGGAGAGCAAGAGGCCGGGGAGAAGATGACGACCAAGATCGCCATAGGTTACGGTGTGAAGAAGAAAatggtttagtttttttctattttttacctTTGTTGTTTCTACcttatgtaaaaataatattttaaaaaatattaattagaaTTGTTTTATCTTAAGTTTTCTAGTTAGATAATTATAGAGGGATTTTCGTATTAACACTACCTAATAGTTCTAAGGGGACATATTctcaaaaacaattataaaggGGACAATAGTCCTGTGTTTTGGTTCCAAATTAGCAAATTTTTCCTTAATATATCTTCAATTTTAGGAAAATGATTTGATAGCACAATGAGTCAGCGATCGTCGACGTGTACCCAATTATAGGATAAGTATGACACACGTATTTAGATTTATCTGGaagttatgtttttatataacattttttgtaaattatcaTAATTAGAATGTATTGATTtggtattttgttttttctacaTTTGCTTATTATTCTCCTAATATTGAAGATTTAATTTTGATAGTTTAaatggaaacttaacatttgcAGAAGCGAATCCATCAACtttggaaaaaaatcttaatataaaatttgttttctaatcttgaaatataatttcttttttttataagaatatttAAAGGTTAATACTGTTAAAATAAGCTTAGCTTTGCACTATGTTATTATGAAACAAATCCATTTGTAGGATAAtatctacatatatattttccaaatatttcctagtttgtttttttcattttcatttttattaatcattcaCTGGAACTATCAATATTTACAAGGTCTTTTTGTTTAGGGTTGTCAAGACTCTATATATACCAGACAATAGTGTGTCAAAATTCACACActcataaacaaaagaaaaatctaaaacaaatataataagaaaatgtCTGCAAAACAGATCCTCCAAAAGTTCGACAAGAACAACGACGGCAAGCTCTCACTGGAGGAGTTCCGTGAAGCGGCTCTTGCTTTCTCTAAGAACATTCCTGATGAAGAAATCACAAAGATGTTCAAGGAATTTGACGTGGATGGTGACGGTGAGCTTGACGCTGACGAGTTTACTTTGTGCATTAATAACATGTTGAAGGAAGCTTTTGATTTTTGTGATACTGATGGTGACGGAAAGGTAACAGCAAGTGAGTTCCATGCGGCCATGACTGGGCTTGGGGAGGACTTCACAGAAGAAAAATGTGCAGAGATGGTTCAAGCCGTGGATGCAGATGGTGATGGTTATGTTAGCTTTGAGGAATTTATGGCTATGATCATTGGCGAGTTTAAGAAATGAAGGATGACTGGTCTGCTTGTTTAGTAACTATGTTTGCTTATCCTTATTGATGTGTATTGTCATCGGTTCAGAGATTTCTCGACCGTGTCTtgtctttaaaaataatttcaagtGCATGCTGTTAAATACTGCACTTGCCAAATGTCATGTGGGTATTTAGCAATGATTATtgaaatctaaaataatttttgttaaacataaaatcaactgaagaaaatgtttatatacaaaGCCGAAAAATATGTTTATGTACAAAGTCTAAAATTGCGACCTATTAGTTTGTGCTCGGTGTAATATAAGAGGATCTCCGAGATATTATAACTGGTATAAGAACATTTTGCAAGACATTATATCAGAAACTCAAAGAGCCTTTGTTTCGGGTGAGATTGATCTCCGACAACATTTGATTTAGGCCTGGGCATAATATTcgtaacccgaaatccgaaccgaacccgaaccgaaaaacccgattCGTATCCGGtccaaaatgtaaaaaatatccgaatggatcttgtaaggtggtacaaaacatatccgaacccgaagtgttaataaccgaacccgaacgggtaacccgaaaaaactgaaaaaaccgaaaaatccgaaaaaatatccgaagaaaccgatccgaatgtccaaaataatatacaatataattatatgaaacatgaatatatacttcaaatattcaattttatatttattttgatatgttatctaacaataagtatttaaaatttaaataactaccttaaatacttaattatatatttcttatgttttacttttaaattttagattttatttcagatatatccgaaccgatccgatataacccgaatccaaatgatatatgattactttatgggttctatgatgtgatacaaaaccgacccgaacccgatgtgttatatccgaacccgatccgtacttgcaaatttactagaatgaGACCTAGGAGGTGTTATAAAaaagaaccgaaatccgaaaaacccgatccgaatgccaacgggtacccgaacgcccaggcctaattTGATTGCTCGTGAAATAGTTTAAAGTCTCCGGACAAATGATATAGTATCTGATGGTTTTATGGAGGTTAAGATAGACATGTCCAAAGTCTATGACCGGATGGAATAAGATTTCTTGGAGATACTAATGGAAAAATGGGATTTGATCGTGTTTGGATTAGATGGATCATGTCTTGCCTGATCTCAATGTCACTTTCAGTCCTCATGAATGGGAACTCGCATTCATCAAAACCGAGTGTAGTATTAGACAAGGTGATCCTCTCTCGCCATTCTTTTTGTGTCTTGTGCGCAGAAGCTTTAGTAAGTTTCCTTAATGTCAATGAATCATCGGGTTCCCTTCATGGTATCAAGTTGGCTATCTAAGTTGGCTATCTCGGGCCTTCTGTCCACCAGCTCCGCTTTGAAGACGACATTCTCATGATGTGTATGTTGTCTCAAACGTTATAGCGAGGTTTCTGGTCAGGTCATCAATCTCCTAAAACATCCGGTAATGTTGGATGCAAAAGTGCCAAAAAATACAAAGGAAGAGATTAAACATGTCATTGGAATAAAAGCAAAGGGTAGTGAAAGCTTATACCTAGGTCCCCCATTGTGTTTTAGTGGATCAAAGAGGAAGGTACTGAGTTTTATCTGAAAAAGTTTCAGAGAAAAATCCAAGGAAGGTTTTCTAAGTCTCTATCTcagagaggtaaataaattccTTTCAAATCAGTGGATTTTGCGCTTCTAGTGTTTGTAAATTCGTGTCTTAAGCTCCCTAAGGATGTGTGCTCCAAGCTTACTAGCGCGATGATTAAGTTTTGGTGCAACAATGTCGAAAGAGATCCCTTGAGTAGCCTGAAAAAACTATGCAAGTCCAAAGATGTGGGAAGTTTTCCATGACATCAAATTCTTCTATCAAACTTTACTTGGTAAACAAGCTTGGCGTATTTGGGACAATCTAGAATCTTTGATGGATGATGTACTTAAACACTAATACTTAGTCAACTGTTCTTTCATGGACTGGTGTTTAAGTATATGGCCGTTCCTATGTGTGGCATAGTGTCCTCCATAGTCGTGAACTCATAAAATAAGTATTGGTGTAAAGGAAGAAAATACGAAGGTCTGGTTAGATAATCGTGACACTATCCCTCACACAACACATTACTAGCATGATGCCAATGTGGACATGAATCTTTAGGTTGCTGATCTCATTGATGATCCATCTCATTCATGGAACATGGACCGTATCAGACATATCATTAGTGAGGAAGATGTCACCTTAGTTATAATACAGTAATCTCCCTTTCGCATGAGGACTCTTTTGTTTGGGGTATCGCAAGCTTTGAAGCTACACAGCAAGGAGTGGATATAAGCTGGTAAAAACTGTGAATGACCTTCGCTTCCCCCCCTCCCCAACCAAATCAGCTTCATCcctcttaaaataaaaacaatttatgttGAGGGCACTTCCAGGTGCGTTAGCAGTCAGGGGAAGATTGTCTTTGAGGGGCATTGTGACTGATACCTACTGCCCAGTGTATGGCTCCAATCAGGAAACTATATTTCATGTTTTCTTTCATTGCAGAGTGGCTCGAGATACGTGGGGGAGATAATCATTTCCACTTCATCTAGCCGATTTTTCCATAAACTCATTCTTCCTCAACTACCATCATTTACTCGCATGCAGCAAGAAGCAGGATATGCATGAGAGGCTCCAATTCCATggatcctttgaaaattttggaaaactCGAAATGCTTTCTACTTTTAGAAAACTCCATCTGACACTGAATCAATCTTCTCtaaggtgttattggtttatatattttgattgatttagaaattcatatagtatttataaatccaagtaaaatatgcaaatccggaggtttttccTCGGAtctgagtctttgtatttttaactaaaaaatccaaacaaatccattcaaattcattataaaatcaaatatattagtaaatccgtacgattgaataacacttgatttgatacagaatttataaatcattaaaccaataacacatgattttaatacagatttgaaaatcatacaaccaataacactaaatttagttcggattttcaaatccattaaaatacgacaaccaataacccctactaaGGTTTCAGAAGAATTTAGGTTGTATATGCATAATGGAGAAACCAGTTAGAAGAACCATGCATCAATGACAGTGCACCTCCATTATTAATCACATTTAAAGCAGTCGCCAACGTCATCCGTATACAAACAGTCAACCTGCTATAGCGGAGGCTTAAACATACATTATTAGGGTTTAAATGTTATATGATTATATCCTAAATCTTACATCACAAATGGTATATTCTTAagatttattagaaaaatagaTATCGCACAAATTGATCcaataatctatttttattaatttcttttgttcCCTTTTATAAGAAATGAACCGGAACTTTATGTCACACTAAATAAGAATAtgcatatatacacataaaatatttattcagaAATGATAACATATgaatgtaaatttttattttatattaaaacatatatatgtgggattatctaaaattatatatttcaaaaatctcagttaattaaatattgaaaacctttaaataattttttgtatgaATATGAGGTTTTATTCGGCATGATGAAACTATTAGTAATGGGTTTATCACATTCCATAAATACCTTTCTACATTAAAATTTGACTTATGTAAACAAAGGAAAGTCGGGAAAGAAAATGAAGTCGCTTGGGAAGAAATATTGTTaaacgaagaaaaaaaaaactaggaaaaaatcaaagaaaaccgACATCAAACATGTATAAATTTGTAgggataatttgaaaaataccttatttaggatttgaaatttgataattgcattttctatttcaacttttgaaaaatacactttcTTAATTATGATTTGACCTTTTTACCCAAGATATAATTcgaaattaatatacaaattcgaaattaataaaataatatcattaaaattagaTAGATATGTGTATTGagataaatatgttattttaccTCCTGCTCTTGTATTCACCATGAATTTCCATGATCCTTTATTCATCTTCCACTCTCCCAACACTCCTGCCAAATGCAACATGATTttcctaaaagaaaaaaaaaccagatTTGTCAGAATAAAAGAGAAGCAGAATTAGAAATCTGATTGATGAATCAACAAACCTCTTGAGATGAGAGGAAGAATCTGTTCAACTAGagagaaagaattttttttttcagaaatagAATGAATACGAAGAAGACGAGAAGACGAGACCGTCTTGcgttctttaattttttttcaaaataaaaaaaaataaatttaagatatattaaaaagatatgGGAAAAATATTGTGTAgtatatttaaaagatattcCCTATTCTCTAacgattttatttaaaaaattgttttaaaaaattgtttaataagaattgataaatattaaaattggacaatttggtaaatttatatatagataagtgtatttttcaaaaagcttAAAAAGggtgtatttttcaaataatattctTATGGAAGTGCATTTATCCAAATTTTCCCAAATTTGGTACCCTGtgcaaaaagaatattttaaacggaaaatttggagaaatacatttaaataaactttaaatttgaaaactgcacttttgtatataaaaattcacTAAATTATCCgatttgaatatttaatatcATTATCAATTTTTATCATcagaatttatttaatatttaaataaacagtttcaacaagaatataaattttttaaaaaatctttatgatatataaaaaaatatcttagttttttaattaaaaaagaacaaaactctCAAATTCACCTCTATTATTAACACCAATCAAAGTGCCACGAAGGAGAAAAACGaatattaaaacttaaaaaaaaaaaaaatagctttaaaaaaataaaagaacgtCGCCTGTTAAAGGAGTCGATGGCTTCCTTCATCGCCACAGAGAAGATGGAAGCTGTGTTTGTCAAGTTGAGTCTCCAATTCTATGCCTTCAAATCGAATTTTGATTTCTTCTCCAATCCAAATCAAGCCATGTCCGTCTGGTTGTACAAACATACCATGACTTACGTACTTCAAATCTAGCCATGTATGTCCGGATATCGGATTAGTGTCAAAGGGGTTTGTCAAAGAGAAAACTTCAACCACATAAGCTGTCCGCCACACTACTCCGAAGAGGTTGATGTTGAATTTTCCAGGGAATGGTATGTTTACTGAATATTCAGTGTGATGAACTTGTTGTCAAGCCAGTTTCTACTCCCACAAAGCTTGCTCTTTTCATAGCTTTGTTCTCTGCTGGGCTTGATCTCAATGTGTCCTGCAAAAAGTATCAAATTTTCACCAGTTATTGACAATGACAATCAATTCTCATGTGTTTAACTTAAATCCAACATACGTGTACGTACCAATTGTATCCACCGGCTGAGAAAGGATGTGACTCGTACTTGTCACCGTTGTCTTTGACCAGTTTGGACATAGTGTCAAATGACTCGAACTTCACACAGTATGTAACTGGAGGATGAGTTCTCGTCTCTTCCCTTATTGTTGCCGAGAGCTTCTTGTGATTCCTAGCAGGAACAGAGACAGAGCTCCTAATGTTACAAGGAAGTATCCCCACGTCCAACAATCCTTCTTCTATTACTGCTTCCGTCTCCATTAGGTTTTGAAAGTTGTAGTAAAGTTTTGCAAATCTTACTACTTCCACAATGAAAACAAGACAAAAGAAGCAGTAGACAAATATTGTTCcatagtttgtattttttttcttttcttcggTAAACTTTTTCTTTAGTTAACTGCGACGGCaacgttctttttttttaaagctatttccccgtttttttaagttttaatattattttttctcctAATCCTACATGACACTTTGATTGGTGTTAATAATAGAGGTGAATTTGAGAGTTCACCGTAGACGGTGAACCCaagttttgttaaaaaaataataatctagagGTGTCTTGTCTGCTTCAAAAACAAATCATTGCTTTTATTCATATAGTACTCGAACTTTATGAATCAAAGAAGATCAAGTATAAAGAATAACTCTCTTTATTAATGCTCAAGAAACTAACTCAAAACTTAAGCTCTCTTAATCTCTATCAACTCACAAGTTATGCAACATGTTTgcatcttcttatatagagaTTTATAATTCCTAATTCTAATAGGTAATACAattagataactcctaaatatTAGTATTCATATATATCCATAACTAGGTAGGATTAGGATAATGACTTCTAGCTCAAGCAATCTTCAAGCTTAATCCAACAATTCAGATGTTTGTTTCTTCATCTACGTCAAGTGTAATTCAATTTAGTAATTAATTGACGTTTTCTTCCAATTCTGTCATACACAGATGAAAGTAATCtcaaacaaaaactttttttttttaatttcaaactgTTGTTATGGATTTGTTCTTCATCTGCCTTTCCTTTTccattattttcttcttcttttttaacgCTTTGTGTTATTGAATAAACTTGTAAAGTTCATACGTACATACCCAAAGGCCAACACGAACAAATgcagaaaaataaaagttgCAGATGATCAAGATACCAGTAGGAATCATATGACAGAGAAACTCCAGGGAGTAAAAGAGAACACCTCAgtaaaccaacaaaaaaaaaaagaagaggaagaggaattCGATTATCGTAAACCAGAGTTGCATAATAATTTGCAGGTAAAAATCATCCgaattaatattcatttaatttttgtttcctTCGTTAGTAGTAGTTTTAAGgagttttattttctcttttattttttcttagggCTTTGCTATTGACAAATGACAAAAGACAAAATTAGGAGTGTTGTGTGACGAGCTTAAAGATAACGTAAGGTGCAAGCTATTAATGTATTTGATTCATTGATGATAAGAACTGATCCACGTATATCATATTATCCTGTTGACATAAGAACCTACTTGGTTATTTCACTAACCAGACGATCTCCAGCATCAGAAAATGATTTTAGAAACATGAGGTAAAAAGCTATTCTAATCCTAATTGCCACGAACGAGAATCCTCGCCCATCTCACTCCCTCTTTTGTCGCTTCCCCttacattttcttttgttcaaacCTCGAGACAGTTTCATTTCGATTCAAGCCTCTCTTACGAAGACTATACAGTACTTGAAGTCAGAGCTCAAACTTTCATTATCCTCAAACACTTCGAAATGACTATTTAGTTGCTCAGTTTCATGGAACCAAGCCCTCAACaacaatgatttttttcttggatCGTACATCACAATCTTGAATACAAACGGGAAACTTTACCTCTCTAGTCCCTATTGACCTTGAAAACAATAAAAGTCGATCAACTCTACATTTGTCACGCAAAGCAAAAAACGAAGAGCAACAAAAATTTGCGTGGTGGGTTTACATATACAACTGGATCTTCCAACTAATAAAAGAAACATATTTTACCTCAGTTCTCCAAGATTAAAACGTAGGCATGATAACCAGTCAGTCGATCATCCACAAAGTTTTAAATGTCCCATGTAAATATCCATAAATCCAAAAAGATtgcaagaaagaaaagagacgTGTATGCACTTATTTCCATGGCAGGAGTTGTCGAGGAAGAAAGAAGCAGAATTTTGAGAAACTTTCCATTTCCTGAAGGAAAGCTCTATGTTCGCTACCTAGGTCTCCCGTTGATGACTAAAGCAATGAGCAAGCAAGACTATGTTCCTTTGGTGGAAAGAGTTCGTAGCAAGATCAGCACCTGTCGATTCCTCTCTTATGCCGGTCGGCTTCAGTTGATCACTCATGTG
The nucleotide sequence above comes from Brassica napus cultivar Da-Ae chromosome A6 unlocalized genomic scaffold, Da-Ae chrA06_Random_23, whole genome shotgun sequence. Encoded proteins:
- the LOC125594369 gene encoding probable calcium-binding protein CML34; translation: MSAKQILQKFDKNNDGKLSLEEFREAALAFSKNIPDEEITKMFKEFDVDGDGELDADEFTLCINNMLKEAFDFCDTDGDGKVTASEFHAAMTGLGEDFTEEKCAEMVQAVDADGDGYVSFEEFMAMIIGEFKK